One Enterococcus silesiacus genomic window carries:
- a CDS encoding primosomal protein N' translates to MRKAAQVIVDVPTMQTDQPFTYLIPFNLEQQLTIGMRVEVPFGNGNRHLQGFVLAIDEVSDDVIAAQKFEWKEILSVLDLKPVLNTELLELADYMKEKTFAFKITCLQTMLPSVMRADYSKYIYLTDELEESMHNELFYGLDEIAWEDALARNILPQLMQLRKQQKVDIRYEVNTRNRVKIIRYIKTLKDFEQLEEARMELRKGSQKKEQLINYLQQLGLEKMTTVKEMKELGFSTAVLNDAANRQWLTFIETEAYRDPFADHTFEKTTALALNDEQQVAVDKILGSVNQGTSQTYLLEGITGSGKTEVYLQVIAEVLNQGKTAMMLVPEISLTPQMVHRFKSRFGEQVAVMHSALSQGEKYDEWRKIERGEAQVVVGVRSAIFAPLENLGVVIIDEEHEASYKQEETPRYHARDLAIWRGAYHHCPVVLGSATPSLETRARAQKNVYERLVLSKRANQTATLPTIDVVDMREEIQNKNTSSFSLALQEKIQDRLAKKEQSVLLLNRRGYSSFVMCRDCGYVLPCPNCDISLTLHMDTKTMKCHYCGHEERIPYHCPHCGGDKIRYYGTGTQKVEEELKALFPESRVLRMDVDTTRRKGAHEKILTAFGNHEADILLGTQMIAKGLDFPNVTLVGVLNADTALNLPDFRSSERTFQLLTQVSGRAGRAEKPGEVIIQSFNPEHYAIQLAKAQDYEDFYQKEMYVRHRGDYPPFFFTVQITASHPEENQAAKQMFEIVKELKEGLSDQSILLGPTPNAIMRVNNRYFYQVIIKYKSEPNLQNILKKILTDTQRATAHGLKLSIDAEPMNFI, encoded by the coding sequence ATGAGAAAAGCGGCACAAGTAATCGTTGATGTACCAACGATGCAGACTGACCAACCGTTTACTTATTTGATTCCTTTTAACTTAGAACAACAATTAACGATTGGTATGCGGGTGGAAGTTCCATTCGGTAATGGTAATCGGCATCTGCAAGGGTTTGTTTTAGCAATAGATGAAGTCTCCGATGATGTGATTGCGGCACAAAAATTTGAATGGAAAGAGATTCTTTCTGTTTTAGACTTAAAACCAGTACTCAACACTGAACTGCTAGAGCTCGCTGATTATATGAAGGAAAAAACATTTGCCTTTAAAATTACTTGCCTGCAAACAATGCTGCCGAGTGTGATGCGTGCAGATTACAGTAAATACATATATTTAACAGATGAATTAGAAGAAAGCATGCACAATGAGCTATTCTATGGGTTAGATGAAATTGCTTGGGAAGATGCCTTAGCTCGAAACATTTTACCCCAATTGATGCAGCTTAGAAAACAGCAAAAAGTGGATATTCGCTATGAAGTGAATACGCGTAACAGAGTCAAAATAATTCGCTATATAAAAACATTGAAAGATTTTGAACAGTTAGAAGAAGCGCGAATGGAACTTAGAAAAGGTTCGCAGAAGAAAGAACAGCTGATCAATTACCTACAGCAACTAGGTTTGGAAAAAATGACCACAGTTAAAGAAATGAAAGAGCTTGGTTTTAGTACAGCTGTGTTGAATGATGCTGCAAATAGGCAGTGGCTGACTTTTATTGAAACTGAAGCTTATCGTGACCCGTTTGCCGATCACACATTTGAAAAAACGACAGCATTAGCTTTAAATGATGAGCAGCAAGTAGCAGTGGATAAAATTCTAGGATCTGTAAATCAAGGTACAAGCCAAACCTACTTATTGGAAGGCATCACCGGTAGTGGGAAAACTGAGGTTTATCTCCAAGTGATCGCAGAAGTATTGAACCAAGGGAAAACAGCTATGATGCTTGTTCCAGAAATCTCATTGACACCGCAAATGGTCCATCGTTTTAAAAGCCGTTTTGGGGAGCAGGTGGCAGTGATGCACAGCGCCTTGTCTCAAGGTGAGAAATACGATGAGTGGCGTAAAATCGAGCGTGGTGAGGCACAAGTCGTCGTTGGTGTGCGCTCTGCTATCTTTGCTCCTTTGGAAAATCTTGGTGTCGTGATTATTGACGAAGAACACGAAGCTAGCTATAAACAAGAAGAAACACCACGTTATCATGCACGAGATCTAGCCATTTGGCGAGGAGCTTATCATCATTGTCCAGTAGTGTTAGGGAGTGCGACTCCTTCACTAGAAACACGGGCGCGAGCACAGAAAAATGTCTACGAACGATTAGTATTATCGAAAAGAGCCAACCAGACTGCGACGTTACCAACAATCGATGTGGTAGACATGCGTGAAGAGATTCAAAATAAAAATACCTCCTCTTTTTCGCTAGCACTTCAAGAAAAAATCCAAGATCGTCTAGCTAAAAAGGAACAAAGTGTTCTTTTATTAAACCGTCGAGGCTATTCCTCTTTTGTGATGTGCCGAGATTGCGGGTATGTTTTACCTTGTCCAAACTGTGATATTTCCTTAACATTGCACATGGATACAAAAACAATGAAATGTCATTACTGCGGCCATGAAGAACGTATTCCTTACCATTGTCCACACTGTGGCGGCGATAAGATTCGGTATTATGGAACTGGAACCCAAAAGGTGGAAGAAGAACTAAAAGCTCTTTTCCCTGAAAGTCGTGTTTTGCGGATGGATGTAGATACAACACGGCGAAAAGGCGCACATGAGAAGATTCTGACGGCGTTTGGCAATCATGAAGCAGATATCCTGTTAGGTACACAAATGATCGCTAAGGGACTGGATTTTCCTAATGTGACATTGGTTGGCGTATTAAATGCTGACACAGCCTTGAATCTTCCAGATTTTCGTTCGAGTGAGCGGACCTTTCAGTTATTGACTCAAGTTAGCGGACGGGCAGGACGGGCAGAAAAGCCAGGAGAAGTGATCATTCAGTCCTTTAATCCAGAACATTATGCGATCCAATTAGCCAAAGCCCAAGATTATGAAGACTTTTATCAAAAAGAAATGTACGTACGCCACCGCGGGGATTATCCGCCATTTTTCTTTACAGTACAAATTACTGCAAGTCATCCTGAAGAAAATCAAGCGGCTAAGCAAATGTTTGAAATAGTGAAAGAATTAAAAGAAGGCTTGTCAGACCAAAGTATTTTGCTGGGGCCAACGCCTAACGCGATTATGCGAGTCAATAATCGTTACTTTTATCAAGTAATCATTAAATACAAAAGTGAACCAAATTTACAAAACATCTTAAAAAAAATACTGACTGACACTCAAAGAGCAACAGCGCACGGCTTGAAATTATCGATTGATGCTGAGCCGATGAATTTTATATGA
- a CDS encoding DNA-directed RNA polymerase subunit omega: MMLKPSIDSLLKEVPSKYSLVILASKRAHELDEGAQPTLESFESVKSVGQALEEIDAATVINDPRPEEKRERMRMAKEEQKMRHEQEQKELENRIRDEKSL, translated from the coding sequence ATGATGCTAAAACCATCTATTGACTCATTATTAAAAGAAGTACCATCAAAATATTCACTTGTTATTCTAGCAAGTAAACGTGCCCATGAATTAGACGAAGGTGCACAACCAACGCTAGAAAGTTTTGAATCTGTAAAAAGCGTAGGCCAAGCCTTAGAAGAAATCGATGCCGCAACAGTGATCAACGATCCACGTCCAGAAGAAAAACGTGAAAGAATGCGTATGGCAAAAGAAGAGCAAAAAATGAGACACGAACAAGAACAAAAAGAACTTGAAAATCGCATCCGCGACGAAAAAAGTTTATAA
- a CDS encoding guanylate kinase, with protein sequence MSERGLLIVLSGPSGVGKGTVRKAIFDSEENDFQYSISMTTRKMREGEVEGVDYYFRTKEEFEAMIEAGEMLEYAQYVGNYYGTPLTYVNQTLDKGKDVFLEIEVQGAEQVKEQVPDGVFIFLTPPDLAELKSRIVGRGTDDHDVIEERMRVAREEIEMMALYDYAVVNDEVPLAVKRIKEIIASEHFRVDRVIGKYIKMLKEM encoded by the coding sequence ATGTCAGAGCGTGGGTTATTAATTGTACTATCGGGTCCTTCTGGAGTTGGTAAGGGAACAGTGCGAAAAGCAATTTTTGATAGTGAAGAGAATGATTTTCAGTACTCGATTTCTATGACTACCCGTAAAATGCGGGAAGGAGAAGTAGAAGGAGTAGATTACTACTTCCGCACAAAAGAAGAATTTGAAGCAATGATCGAAGCAGGTGAGATGCTGGAATACGCACAGTATGTAGGAAATTACTACGGAACACCGCTAACTTACGTCAACCAAACGCTTGATAAAGGAAAAGATGTCTTTTTAGAAATTGAAGTCCAAGGTGCTGAACAAGTCAAAGAACAAGTGCCGGACGGCGTATTTATTTTTTTAACACCGCCAGACTTAGCTGAGTTGAAATCACGAATCGTTGGTCGGGGAACAGATGACCATGATGTGATTGAAGAACGAATGCGTGTGGCTCGGGAAGAAATCGAAATGATGGCATTATATGATTATGCCGTTGTGAACGATGAAGTACCGTTGGCTGTGAAACGAATCAAAGAAATTATCGCGAGTGAACATTTTCGCGTTGATCGAGTAATTGGTAAATATATTAAAATGTTGAAGGAGATGTAG
- a CDS encoding D-alanyl-D-alanine carboxypeptidase, with protein sequence MFTRKTLLKTTSCLLLLACILLGSFPQINHAEEDLLDFAEKSGFPVKEPYRPKASIVIDADSGQILWEDQPDLSWSPASIAKVMTMYLAFEAMEQEKFNLDTTVTATEQYVAISQIYALSNNKISLGVDYPVRDLFSMVAVPSSNVATLMLANLVSDNDEADFIRKMNDKAAELGMSNTTYFNCSGAQISAFDGLYQAPGIDPNGENKSTARDLAILTYNLIKKYPDILQFTSKPVVKTMPDTPYEETFETYNYSLPGAKYGYDGVDGLKTGSSPTGAFNYIATAKKGDVRLIEVILGVGDWSDQAGEYERHLAGNAILDHAFSTYEYKKLLSKGPNTIDQKEIILEQDFYGFIKKNTEPSFTLKDGQLALKSDYGQVSPEIPVQTVSYQESEPKAVDNESVKKNTRQPSTTKNADHNYLVSSILAVFGILLLVFSRVFRKRVAGVRRGSRKTSTTTTRLLFTVGVLLILSAISVWIFL encoded by the coding sequence ATGTTCACAAGAAAAACACTTTTGAAGACGACCAGTTGCCTCTTACTACTTGCTTGTATTTTACTCGGGAGTTTTCCCCAGATAAATCATGCTGAAGAAGATTTACTGGATTTTGCAGAAAAATCGGGTTTTCCAGTCAAAGAACCCTATCGTCCAAAAGCTTCGATTGTTATTGATGCTGATTCTGGTCAAATTCTATGGGAAGATCAGCCTGATTTATCATGGAGTCCTGCAAGTATTGCTAAAGTCATGACCATGTACTTAGCTTTTGAGGCGATGGAACAAGAAAAATTCAATCTAGATACAACGGTCACAGCAACAGAACAATATGTTGCCATTTCTCAAATTTATGCATTAAGCAATAATAAAATTTCTTTAGGGGTCGACTACCCTGTTCGCGATCTATTCTCTATGGTTGCTGTTCCTTCTTCAAACGTTGCCACACTGATGCTGGCAAATTTAGTTTCTGACAACGATGAAGCTGATTTCATTCGTAAAATGAATGATAAGGCTGCAGAATTAGGTATGAGTAATACCACTTACTTTAACTGTAGCGGTGCACAAATCAGCGCTTTTGACGGTTTGTACCAAGCACCCGGAATCGATCCCAATGGAGAAAATAAATCCACAGCCAGAGACCTAGCCATTTTGACCTATAATTTAATTAAAAAATATCCCGATATTTTGCAGTTCACCAGCAAACCCGTTGTTAAGACCATGCCAGACACACCTTACGAGGAAACCTTCGAAACGTATAATTACTCATTACCTGGGGCGAAATATGGGTATGACGGCGTAGATGGATTAAAGACTGGTTCAAGTCCGACTGGCGCCTTTAATTATATCGCCACAGCGAAAAAAGGGGATGTCCGACTCATAGAAGTTATTTTAGGGGTCGGCGATTGGTCAGATCAAGCTGGAGAATACGAGCGGCATCTAGCAGGTAATGCGATTTTGGATCACGCATTTTCTACGTATGAATACAAAAAATTACTTTCCAAAGGACCAAACACAATTGATCAAAAAGAAATCATCCTAGAACAGGATTTTTATGGTTTCATTAAAAAAAATACTGAGCCTAGTTTTACGCTGAAAGATGGGCAATTAGCTTTAAAAAGCGATTACGGTCAAGTTTCACCAGAGATTCCTGTTCAAACTGTCAGCTATCAGGAATCCGAACCAAAAGCTGTGGATAACGAGTCAGTTAAAAAAAATACGCGTCAGCCTTCAACCACAAAAAATGCTGACCATAACTATTTGGTTAGTAGTATTTTAGCGGTCTTTGGCATCTTACTCCTGGTTTTTTCTAGAGTCTTTAGAAAACGAGTGGCTGGAGTCAGACGAGGTAGCCGCAAAACATCCACCACAACAACTCGTTTGTTATTTACGGTAGGTGTTCTCTTGATTTTATCCGCGATCAGCGTTTGGATTTTCTTATAA
- a CDS encoding molecular chaperone HscC — MGIIGIDLGTSNSLVSFWDGEHVQLINNQFDQALTPSVVGVDDNGDILIGAIAKERLISHPQLTAATFKRFMGTDKKYDLGGHSFTPVELSSLVLRSLKEDAEAFLKQTCNEVVISVPAYFNNIQREATIEAAKLAGLTVQNLISEPTAAAMAYGFHKEADQSILVVDLGGGTFDVSLLEMFDGVMQVEAIAGDNHLGGEDFTHVIVQDCLREHKLTGTVLAATIQSVLYQKAELLKLTLTTQDVCSFDFDWEDHTYSYTLTQERYKELCEPLLAKMRQPVGRVLNDGHINIQEIDQVILIGGATKNPIVRNYFARLLKTIPYTQINPDEAVGRGAGIQAALKQDRSMVSEMILTDVCGHTLGVDSVSQTSTGYIDGVFSPIIERNTTIPVSKMKTFYTLRDNQEYVAFSIYQGENPMAKDNLKIGELEIKIPKGPENTPIDCRFTYDSNGLLEVIVTDLSGRSKQLIIESAPGKLTSQQMKESLAKLNSLKVHPRDRAENRLLLARLERLYAETTGMQREQVQALLFHFRDVLEKQEEILTKRTAAELTQQLNELEKGLWL, encoded by the coding sequence ATGGGGATAATAGGGATTGATTTAGGAACATCGAATAGTTTGGTATCATTTTGGGACGGAGAGCACGTTCAATTGATCAATAATCAATTTGATCAAGCTTTAACACCGTCTGTTGTAGGTGTCGATGATAATGGGGATATTTTAATCGGCGCAATCGCTAAGGAGCGTCTGATCAGCCACCCTCAATTAACAGCAGCAACTTTTAAACGGTTTATGGGAACCGATAAAAAGTATGATTTAGGCGGACACTCATTTACACCAGTTGAATTGTCTTCATTAGTGCTGCGTAGTTTAAAAGAAGATGCTGAAGCATTTTTGAAGCAAACCTGCAATGAAGTTGTGATCAGCGTACCGGCCTACTTTAACAATATTCAACGAGAGGCTACGATTGAAGCGGCGAAGCTAGCGGGACTGACGGTGCAAAATTTGATTAGTGAACCTACCGCTGCGGCGATGGCGTATGGCTTTCATAAAGAAGCAGATCAATCCATCTTAGTCGTTGACTTGGGTGGTGGCACCTTTGATGTCTCTTTATTAGAAATGTTTGACGGCGTAATGCAGGTAGAAGCTATTGCTGGAGATAATCACTTAGGCGGTGAAGATTTTACGCATGTGATCGTTCAAGACTGCCTGCGTGAGCATAAATTGACTGGTACCGTTTTAGCTGCAACAATACAATCCGTTCTATATCAAAAAGCTGAATTATTGAAACTGACACTGACTACACAGGATGTTTGTTCGTTTGATTTTGACTGGGAAGACCACACGTACTCCTATACGCTTACACAGGAACGCTACAAAGAGCTATGTGAACCACTGTTAGCCAAAATGCGGCAACCTGTCGGGCGCGTTTTAAACGATGGACATATCAACATTCAAGAAATAGATCAAGTGATTTTGATTGGCGGTGCAACGAAAAATCCAATTGTGCGAAACTATTTTGCTCGTTTACTAAAAACAATACCGTATACACAAATCAATCCAGATGAGGCTGTTGGACGCGGTGCAGGCATTCAAGCCGCTCTAAAACAGGATCGCTCGATGGTCAGTGAAATGATTTTAACAGACGTTTGCGGTCATACATTGGGCGTTGATTCAGTAAGTCAAACAAGTACGGGGTATATCGACGGCGTTTTTTCTCCGATCATTGAGCGCAATACCACGATTCCTGTCAGTAAAATGAAGACATTTTATACACTAAGAGATAATCAAGAGTATGTTGCCTTTTCTATCTACCAAGGAGAAAATCCAATGGCAAAAGATAATCTAAAAATTGGGGAATTAGAAATAAAAATTCCAAAAGGACCTGAAAACACACCTATTGACTGTCGCTTCACCTATGACTCTAATGGACTCTTGGAAGTAATTGTCACTGACCTGAGCGGCCGGTCTAAGCAGTTGATCATTGAAAGTGCTCCTGGTAAATTGACTTCACAGCAGATGAAGGAAAGTTTAGCGAAGTTAAATTCCTTGAAAGTTCATCCACGAGATCGTGCTGAAAACCGTTTATTACTTGCCCGTTTAGAAAGACTCTATGCTGAAACAACTGGTATGCAGCGGGAGCAAGTTCAAGCATTATTATTTCATTTTAGAGATGTCTTAGAAAAACAAGAAGAAATTTTAACGAAGCGAACTGCTGCTGAATTAACGCAGCAACTCAACGAACTTGAAAAAGGACTCTGGTTATGA
- a CDS encoding D-alanyl-D-alanine carboxypeptidase — MKKRNVLLKICSLILTISYFSGIFTATSAYAQEDILTITQNAGYQTDEVYKPKASIVIEAQTGQVLWEDNPDLKWNPASIAKLMSVYLVFEAIDQGKFTLDTTIKATDSDQAISQIYELSNNSIVSGVDYPVKDLLYATLVQSSNVATVMLANLVTANDEAKFIHMMNDKAKELGMTNSTFYNCSGAETGSFNGYYKPEGIDQNADNVTTARDLAILSYHLLKNYPDTVSYTSPTQITIMENTPYAEVLENHNYSLPGLAYGYEGADGLKTGSSPTGGFNYAATAKREDTRLIEIVLGVGNWEDQEGELQRHAFGNAIFDRAFATYEYKKLLSKGNNTVNQEEIILDQDFYGVIQRNTEPAFKLAADNVTMDTGLAQVSPMIKAPSVSFKYAKKLKALQNATLLKNGSKKNGLSTFFVNGLLIILGLLFAALSKLLKKEPAVTGSTKRFSTLLIIGILLILVGIGLSVYTVLVGPWI; from the coding sequence ATGAAGAAAAGAAACGTATTACTGAAAATCTGCTCGCTAATATTGACTATCAGCTATTTTTCAGGCATTTTTACGGCTACTAGCGCCTATGCCCAAGAAGATATTCTGACAATCACCCAAAACGCGGGCTATCAAACGGATGAGGTTTATAAACCAAAAGCTTCGATTGTCATCGAAGCGCAAACCGGACAGGTCCTTTGGGAAGACAATCCCGATTTAAAATGGAACCCTGCCAGTATTGCTAAATTAATGTCTGTTTATCTAGTTTTCGAAGCGATCGATCAAGGAAAATTCACTTTAGATACAACCATCAAAGCAACAGATAGTGATCAAGCGATTTCACAGATTTACGAATTAAGTAACAATTCAATTGTTTCCGGTGTAGACTACCCAGTCAAAGATCTGCTTTATGCCACACTGGTTCAATCATCAAATGTTGCGACTGTAATGTTAGCAAACCTTGTAACAGCTAACGATGAGGCAAAATTCATCCATATGATGAACGATAAAGCCAAAGAGCTTGGTATGACCAACTCAACTTTTTATAACTGCAGCGGCGCTGAAACAGGCTCTTTCAATGGCTATTATAAACCTGAAGGGATCGACCAAAATGCCGATAATGTGACTACAGCTCGAGATTTAGCTATTTTATCTTATCATTTACTTAAAAATTATCCAGATACAGTGAGCTATACTAGTCCAACTCAAATCACAATCATGGAAAATACACCTTACGCAGAAGTTTTAGAAAATCACAACTATTCTTTACCTGGCCTAGCATATGGCTATGAAGGCGCTGACGGTTTAAAAACTGGTTCTAGTCCAACTGGCGGCTTTAACTATGCAGCAACTGCCAAGCGGGAAGATACACGTTTGATTGAAATCGTACTGGGCGTGGGAAATTGGGAAGACCAAGAAGGTGAATTACAGCGTCACGCTTTTGGTAATGCGATTTTTGACCGAGCGTTTGCTACTTATGAATATAAAAAATTACTATCTAAGGGAAACAATACTGTCAATCAAGAAGAAATTATTTTAGATCAAGACTTTTATGGCGTAATCCAACGAAATACTGAGCCAGCCTTTAAGCTAGCTGCTGACAACGTGACGATGGATACAGGTCTTGCCCAAGTCTCGCCTATGATCAAAGCACCTAGTGTCAGCTTTAAATATGCGAAGAAATTAAAAGCACTACAAAATGCGACACTCTTAAAAAACGGCTCTAAAAAGAATGGCTTATCAACCTTTTTTGTTAATGGTTTACTGATTATTTTAGGTCTCCTATTTGCAGCTTTATCCAAGTTGTTAAAAAAAGAACCTGCAGTAACTGGAAGCACTAAGAGATTCAGTACTTTATTGATCATTGGGATCCTTTTGATCCTTGTAGGAATTGGTTTAAGTGTTTATACAGTGCTTGTTGGACCATGGATTTAA
- a CDS encoding CDP-diacylglycerol--glycerol-3-phosphate 3-phosphatidyltransferase encodes MNLPNKLTVIRIFMIPIFIAVVSIPMDWGTITIAGTSLAVTQLVGAIIFAVASITDWLDGKIARARGLVTNFGKFADPLADKMLVMTAFIVLVGQHKAPTWVVAIIVCRELAVTGLRLLLVEGGEVMAAAWPGKVKTATQMVAIILLFINNIPFAAIGFPIDQIMLYICLIFTIYSGVDYFVKNADVFKGSM; translated from the coding sequence TTGAACTTACCAAATAAATTAACAGTTATTAGAATATTTATGATTCCTATTTTTATTGCTGTCGTTAGTATACCGATGGATTGGGGTACTATTACAATAGCAGGAACATCTTTAGCAGTCACACAATTGGTTGGAGCAATCATTTTTGCAGTGGCAAGTATTACCGACTGGCTAGATGGAAAAATCGCCCGAGCACGAGGCTTAGTGACAAATTTTGGTAAATTTGCCGATCCATTAGCAGATAAAATGTTAGTCATGACAGCTTTTATCGTTTTAGTGGGACAACACAAAGCACCTACTTGGGTCGTTGCAATCATTGTATGTAGAGAACTAGCTGTGACAGGTTTGCGTTTGCTATTAGTTGAAGGCGGGGAAGTGATGGCAGCTGCTTGGCCGGGAAAAGTTAAAACGGCAACACAGATGGTTGCGATCATCCTATTGTTTATCAATAATATTCCGTTTGCGGCTATTGGTTTTCCAATAGATCAAATTATGTTATATATCTGCTTGATCTTTACAATTTATTCAGGAGTCGATTATTTTGTGAAAAATGCAGACGTATTTAAGGGCTCAATGTAA
- a CDS encoding transcriptional regulator — translation MASVNIGKKLRDARLQQNMSLDELQQITKTQKRYLIAIEENDFDSMPGTFYVRAFIRQYASAVGLDGNELVEIYDGIDEPEDIESAVQYETLDESRTQMYDENSQTKRFMRSLPAIIFSLIGLAIAIVVFYITWQDQQASPMIQPPASEIIRESDSEPSSESSQAPVSSSTEASTSSSSSEPKAPTEVNFISESGVTVNMSATNVATPAKLEFNAVTAPCWVGIYIATAANNDNGYFYQETIQPGQPKSVEVPAGTTQIVVSLGASEYMEFKLDGQKAEFNPNNTGIGQRNINMTLAYAQTGQSEQPEQSQQPQ, via the coding sequence GTGGCCAGCGTAAATATAGGGAAAAAATTAAGAGATGCACGACTGCAGCAAAATATGTCTTTAGACGAGCTGCAGCAAATTACAAAAACACAAAAGCGCTATTTAATCGCTATTGAAGAAAACGATTTTGATTCTATGCCAGGCACTTTTTACGTGCGCGCATTTATTCGTCAGTATGCAAGTGCAGTAGGCTTAGATGGCAATGAATTAGTAGAAATTTATGATGGAATCGATGAGCCAGAAGACATAGAATCAGCTGTTCAGTATGAAACTTTAGATGAATCAAGAACTCAAATGTACGATGAAAACAGTCAAACAAAACGTTTTATGCGAAGTTTACCTGCAATCATTTTTTCTTTGATTGGTTTAGCAATTGCAATTGTTGTGTTTTATATTACTTGGCAAGATCAACAGGCGAGCCCTATGATCCAGCCGCCAGCTTCTGAAATAATCAGAGAATCTGATTCAGAACCAAGCTCTGAATCAAGTCAGGCACCTGTTTCAAGCAGTACAGAGGCGTCAACGTCAAGTTCATCATCTGAACCTAAAGCGCCAACTGAAGTGAATTTTATTAGTGAATCAGGAGTGACTGTAAATATGAGTGCGACAAATGTTGCCACTCCAGCCAAACTTGAATTTAATGCTGTTACTGCGCCTTGTTGGGTGGGCATCTATATTGCTACAGCAGCTAATAATGACAATGGTTACTTTTATCAAGAGACAATTCAACCGGGCCAGCCAAAATCTGTTGAAGTTCCAGCAGGTACAACTCAAATAGTTGTGAGCCTAGGAGCATCTGAGTACATGGAATTTAAATTAGATGGCCAAAAAGCGGAATTTAACCCTAATAATACTGGTATTGGACAAAGAAATATCAATATGACTCTTGCCTATGCGCAAACTGGGCAGTCAGAACAACCGGAACAATCTCAGCAACCACAATAA
- a CDS encoding zinc protease, with the protein MNKKEYSQINEVLYTEVLDNGLTVYLLPKKEYNKTYGLFTTNYGSIDNEFVPIGEKDFVKVPDGIAHFLEHKMFEKEDGDVFQQFGRQGASANAFTSFTKTSYLFSTTDQVEKNLETLLDFVQDPYFTKETVEKEKGIIGQEIQMYLDDSNWRLFFGTLGNLYPKHPLHIDIAGTVESIDEITAEDLYTCYNTFYHPSNMTLFVVGKMDPQEMMTFIRNNQSAKEFTKAAPIKRHFPKETAADIIKESSLEMAISRSKVIVGLKGLDEVPEDGKELLKYKTTANLLFQLLFGNTSQNYLTLYNEGLLDDSFGYEFSLDRSFHFADFGGDSDQPEQLAERIEEILLNVSESSELTDENLTLLKKKMIGKYFQSLNSLEYIANQFSQSLYGETTLFDTPEVIESIQLADVKELAQRFINKDGLSRFYMYPKK; encoded by the coding sequence ATGAATAAAAAAGAATATTCCCAAATCAACGAAGTCCTTTATACAGAAGTGTTGGATAATGGATTGACCGTTTATTTGTTGCCTAAAAAAGAGTACAACAAGACCTATGGCTTGTTTACGACAAACTATGGTTCGATTGATAATGAATTTGTTCCGATCGGGGAAAAAGATTTTGTGAAAGTCCCAGATGGAATCGCGCATTTTCTGGAACATAAAATGTTTGAAAAAGAAGATGGCGATGTTTTTCAACAATTTGGTCGTCAAGGTGCGTCTGCTAATGCCTTTACAAGCTTTACCAAAACGAGCTACTTGTTTTCAACAACAGATCAGGTAGAGAAAAATTTAGAAACGTTATTAGATTTTGTTCAAGATCCTTACTTTACCAAAGAAACGGTAGAGAAAGAAAAAGGGATCATTGGACAAGAAATCCAAATGTATCTAGATGATTCTAACTGGCGCTTATTTTTCGGCACATTAGGTAATCTGTACCCAAAACATCCATTGCATATTGATATTGCTGGAACCGTGGAAAGTATTGATGAAATCACTGCAGAGGATCTATACACTTGTTACAATACATTTTATCATCCAAGTAACATGACATTATTTGTTGTTGGGAAAATGGATCCACAAGAGATGATGACGTTTATCCGCAACAATCAGTCTGCTAAAGAATTTACCAAAGCGGCACCGATCAAGCGGCATTTTCCTAAAGAAACAGCAGCAGATATCATTAAGGAAAGCTCGCTTGAGATGGCCATTAGCCGTTCAAAAGTTATTGTTGGGTTGAAAGGCTTAGATGAGGTTCCGGAAGACGGCAAAGAACTACTTAAATACAAAACCACAGCAAACTTATTATTCCAGTTGTTATTCGGTAATACATCTCAAAACTATTTGACTTTGTATAATGAAGGATTATTGGACGATAGTTTCGGGTATGAATTTAGTTTAGACCGCAGCTTCCATTTTGCTGATTTTGGCGGCGACAGTGATCAACCTGAGCAATTAGCAGAGCGAATTGAAGAAATCCTTTTAAACGTTTCTGAAAGTTCGGAATTAACGGATGAGAATCTGACCTTACTGAAGAAGAAAATGATCGGAAAATATTTCCAATCGTTAAATTCATTAGAATATATTGCCAATCAGTTTTCACAATCACTGTATGGTGAGACGACATTGTTTGACACGCCAGAAGTAATTGAAAGTATTCAATTGGCTGATGTGAAAGAACTGGCGCAGCGCTTTATCAACAAAGATGGTTTGAGCCGTTTTTATATGTACCCTAAAAAATAA